Proteins co-encoded in one Paenibacillus thermoaerophilus genomic window:
- a CDS encoding DUF5590 domain-containing protein yields MRKGHKTLAASVAAVLLIVVLTIVGYRQIQKGVWAEEAAAERRALEETPLVEAEKIVPFYGKELMMVVHGKTESGQPGYAWVTDSEVRFARADEGVAESFVRAETIRRQPSADIRRVSLGMYRGWHAWEVLYTAEDGSGQTRTYYDYYRFNDGELLETVKLKA; encoded by the coding sequence ATGCGAAAGGGGCACAAGACGCTGGCGGCTTCCGTGGCCGCCGTGCTGCTGATCGTCGTGCTGACGATTGTCGGTTACCGCCAAATCCAGAAGGGCGTGTGGGCCGAAGAAGCGGCGGCGGAGCGGCGCGCGCTGGAAGAAACGCCGCTTGTCGAGGCGGAAAAAATCGTGCCGTTCTACGGCAAGGAGCTGATGATGGTCGTTCACGGCAAAACGGAGAGCGGCCAGCCGGGTTACGCCTGGGTGACGGATTCGGAGGTGCGCTTCGCGCGAGCCGACGAAGGGGTCGCGGAGTCCTTCGTCCGCGCGGAGACGATCCGGCGGCAGCCGTCGGCGGACATCCGGCGCGTATCGCTCGGCATGTACCGCGGCTGGCACGCCTGGGAAGTGTTGTATACCGCGGAAGACGGAAGCGGACAGACCCGCACGTATTACGATTATTATCGGTTTAACGACGGCGAATTACTCGAAACGGTAAAGCTGAAAGCCTGA
- a CDS encoding AAA family ATPase has protein sequence MRNYAKEIAIGAVPVLLLFLLYIGYNIVPLLLLGGLATVLAVAIRSRGMAGLGIRTGGRHSETRRTPPPIGFDEIGGQERAKRELQESLEFLIKHEEIRRFGIRPLKGILLEGPPGTGKTLLAKASAHYTDSVFVSASGSEFVEMYVGVGASRVRELFKEAREAAAKQGKSSAVIFIDEIDAIGGKRSGGQNREYDQTLNQLLTEMDGLHPNETPRILVIAATNRKEMLDPALLRPGRFDRHIAVDLPDKAARLHILRLHAKNKPLADEADLEQVASETFGFSGAQLESVMNEAAIYMLREGADKIRPEHLNMAIDKVMMGEQTDRQSTQEERERVAIHELGHAIMAELARPGSVSQVALRPRGQALGYVRHSPAQDHYLYTKRYIEQQIMIALGGAAAEELFYGGRSTGSRNDFEQATDLVGMMIESGLTGLGIVKRDFVTKEEWSKENNAILEQLMEETRRTLDARRDVFKHALDKLIREEVLSGDRFRELLRESGDGAA, from the coding sequence ATGCGCAATTACGCCAAGGAAATCGCGATCGGCGCCGTCCCGGTGCTGCTGCTGTTTTTGCTGTATATCGGGTATAACATCGTGCCGCTGCTGCTGCTGGGCGGACTGGCGACGGTGCTGGCGGTTGCGATCCGTTCGCGCGGCATGGCCGGTCTGGGAATCCGGACCGGAGGCCGCCATTCCGAAACCCGGCGGACGCCCCCGCCGATCGGCTTCGACGAGATCGGCGGCCAGGAACGGGCCAAGCGCGAGCTTCAGGAGTCGCTGGAATTTCTCATCAAACACGAGGAGATCCGGCGGTTCGGCATCCGCCCGCTGAAAGGCATTTTGCTGGAGGGACCTCCCGGAACCGGCAAAACGCTGCTCGCCAAGGCGTCGGCGCATTATACCGATTCGGTGTTCGTGTCGGCCTCCGGCAGCGAATTCGTCGAGATGTATGTGGGGGTTGGCGCGAGCCGCGTGCGCGAGCTGTTCAAGGAAGCCCGGGAAGCCGCGGCGAAGCAGGGCAAATCGAGCGCGGTCATCTTCATCGACGAGATCGACGCCATCGGCGGCAAACGCAGCGGCGGACAAAACCGCGAGTACGACCAGACGCTGAACCAACTGCTGACCGAGATGGACGGCCTGCATCCGAACGAGACGCCGCGCATCCTGGTCATCGCCGCGACGAACCGCAAGGAGATGCTGGACCCGGCGCTGCTGCGCCCGGGCCGATTCGACCGCCATATCGCGGTCGACCTGCCGGACAAGGCGGCCCGGCTGCATATCTTGCGTCTGCACGCCAAAAACAAACCGCTTGCGGACGAAGCCGATCTGGAGCAGGTCGCGTCGGAAACGTTCGGATTTTCGGGCGCGCAACTGGAGAGCGTCATGAACGAAGCGGCTATCTATATGCTGCGCGAAGGCGCGGACAAAATTCGGCCGGAGCATCTGAACATGGCGATCGACAAAGTGATGATGGGCGAACAGACGGACCGCCAGAGCACGCAGGAGGAGCGCGAGCGCGTCGCGATCCACGAGCTGGGGCACGCGATTATGGCCGAGCTCGCCCGCCCGGGCTCCGTCTCGCAAGTCGCGCTCCGGCCACGGGGGCAGGCGCTCGGCTACGTCCGGCATTCGCCCGCGCAGGATCATTACCTCTACACGAAGCGGTATATCGAGCAGCAGATTATGATCGCGCTCGGCGGCGCCGCGGCGGAAGAGCTGTTCTACGGCGGGCGGAGCACGGGATCGCGCAACGACTTCGAGCAGGCGACCGATCTCGTCGGCATGATGATCGAATCCGGCCTGACCGGTCTCGGCATCGTCAAGCGGGATTTCGTGACCAAGGAAGAATGGTCGAAGGAGAACAACGCGATTCTTGAGCAACTGATGGAAGAAACCCGACGCACGCTCGACGCCCGCCGGGATGTGTTCAAGCATGCGCTCGACAAGCTGATTCGCGAGGAAGTGCTATCCGGCGACCGGTTCCGCGAGCTGCTGCGGGAAAGCGGAGACGGGGCGGCTTGA
- a CDS encoding amidohydrolase, whose product MSRWWIDNGLLLTMSDAAPVIRGYMCVENGRITYIGQDRPQGDAGERVDGRGKLYMPGLVNTHNHAAMSLLRGFGDDLALQVWLETKMWPNEAKFTDEDVRWGTLLSIVEMLKSGTTCFVDMYDHMDEVAQAVAESGIRGCLTRGVIGLCPPDVQTAKLEEAIRFARTWQGAADGRITTMLSPHSPYTCPPDYIERIVEAAHDLDVPLHTHMSETRREVEQNVEQYGLRPPAHLAKLGVFSRPCLVAHGVHLTDEEIELLAEHRVHVSHNPGSNLKLASGIARVPDLLRAGVRVSLGTDSSASNNNLDMFEEIRLAALLAKGSSFDPTALPAAQALKLGTVEGARSIWLNDVGTLEVGMQADVISIDVEQPHYYPQTDYISHIVYAGSGADVRDVWVQGRQVVRNRECLLVDEEKIRREAQACYQRLTGN is encoded by the coding sequence GTCGCGTTGGTGGATCGACAACGGATTGCTTCTGACGATGAGCGATGCGGCTCCCGTCATCCGCGGCTACATGTGCGTGGAGAACGGGCGAATTACATATATCGGGCAGGACAGACCTCAAGGGGACGCAGGCGAGCGGGTGGACGGCCGGGGCAAGCTGTACATGCCCGGACTGGTCAATACGCACAATCATGCCGCGATGTCCTTGCTGCGCGGGTTCGGCGACGATCTGGCGCTTCAGGTATGGCTGGAGACGAAAATGTGGCCGAACGAAGCGAAGTTTACCGATGAAGACGTGCGCTGGGGAACGCTGCTGTCCATCGTCGAGATGCTCAAGAGCGGCACGACGTGTTTCGTCGACATGTACGACCATATGGACGAGGTGGCGCAGGCGGTGGCCGAATCCGGCATTCGCGGCTGCCTGACGCGGGGCGTCATCGGGCTGTGTCCGCCCGACGTGCAGACCGCCAAGCTGGAGGAAGCGATCCGCTTCGCGCGGACGTGGCAGGGGGCGGCCGACGGGCGGATTACGACGATGCTGTCGCCGCATTCGCCGTACACGTGCCCGCCCGATTATATCGAGCGCATCGTCGAGGCGGCCCACGATCTGGACGTGCCGCTGCACACGCACATGTCGGAGACCCGCCGGGAAGTCGAGCAGAACGTCGAGCAGTACGGCCTGCGTCCGCCGGCGCATCTCGCCAAGCTCGGCGTGTTCTCGCGCCCGTGTCTCGTCGCGCACGGCGTGCATCTGACCGACGAAGAGATCGAATTGCTCGCGGAGCACCGCGTGCATGTCTCGCATAACCCGGGCAGCAATCTGAAGCTGGCGAGCGGCATCGCCCGGGTACCGGACCTGCTGCGAGCCGGCGTTCGCGTATCGCTCGGGACCGACAGCTCCGCCAGCAACAACAACCTGGACATGTTCGAGGAAATCCGCCTCGCCGCGCTGCTCGCCAAAGGCTCCAGCTTCGACCCGACGGCCTTGCCCGCGGCGCAAGCCTTAAAGCTCGGCACAGTGGAGGGCGCCCGCTCCATCTGGCTGAACGACGTCGGCACGCTGGAAGTCGGCATGCAGGCCGACGTGATCTCCATCGACGTGGAGCAGCCGCATTATTACCCGCAGACCGATTATATCTCCCACATCGTGTACGCGGGTTCGGGCGCCGACGTACGCGACGTCTGGGTGCAGGGGCGCCAGGTGGTCCGCAACCGCGAGTGCCTGCTCGTAGACGAAGAGAAAATCCGCCGCGAAGCGCAAGCCTGCTATCAGCGGCTGACCGGCAACTGA
- a CDS encoding 3-hydroxyacyl-CoA dehydrogenase family protein, protein MNNFIIKKVAVVGAGTMGQGIAHMLASRGLDVLLVEKNAENLEHAWEMIQITLDKELERWAITASEKKLILSRIHKVEDWQAIREADLVIETITEDLNAKKEVFAKLDALCKPHTILASNTSTLSLTELAGTTKRPERVVGLHFLHPVNKIDLVELVRGLKTSEETMSAMQHFVENVLEKKGIKVYESPGYVTTRLICLLINEALHALSEGVASAEDIDSAMRIGYDFHYGPLEMADRFGLDSVLLALERMFREYGELKYRPSFLLKKMVRAGHLGVKTGEGFFRYDKDGDRIS, encoded by the coding sequence TTGAACAACTTCATCATCAAAAAAGTCGCTGTCGTCGGCGCCGGCACGATGGGACAAGGCATCGCCCACATGCTGGCCAGCCGCGGACTCGATGTTCTGCTGGTCGAGAAAAACGCCGAAAATCTCGAGCATGCCTGGGAAATGATCCAAATCACGCTGGACAAGGAGCTGGAGCGCTGGGCGATTACCGCCTCCGAGAAAAAGCTGATTTTGTCCCGTATCCATAAAGTCGAGGATTGGCAAGCGATTCGCGAAGCCGATCTTGTGATCGAGACGATTACGGAAGATCTCAACGCCAAAAAAGAAGTGTTCGCCAAACTGGACGCGTTGTGCAAGCCTCACACGATACTGGCGAGCAATACGTCGACCCTGTCGCTGACCGAACTCGCCGGCACGACGAAACGTCCGGAGCGGGTGGTCGGCCTGCATTTTTTGCATCCGGTCAACAAAATCGATCTCGTCGAGCTTGTTCGCGGCCTGAAGACATCCGAGGAAACGATGTCGGCCATGCAGCACTTCGTGGAGAACGTGTTGGAGAAGAAGGGCATCAAGGTCTACGAATCGCCGGGTTACGTCACGACGAGACTGATCTGTCTGTTGATCAACGAAGCGTTGCACGCGCTTTCGGAGGGTGTCGCCAGCGCGGAGGACATCGATTCGGCGATGCGCATCGGCTACGATTTCCATTACGGGCCGCTGGAGATGGCCGACCGCTTCGGGCTGGACTCGGTCCTGCTCGCTCTGGAACGCATGTTCCGGGAGTACGGCGAGCTGAAATACCGGCCGTCCTTCCTGCTGAAGAAAATGGTCCGGGCCGGCCATCTGGGCGTGAAAACAGGCGAAGGCTTCTTCCGCTACGACAAGGACGGTGACCGCATCTCATGA